One region of Rattus norvegicus strain BN/NHsdMcwi chromosome 13, GRCr8, whole genome shotgun sequence genomic DNA includes:
- the Fh gene encoding fumarate hydratase, mitochondrial precursor has product MNRAFCLLARSRRFPRVPSAGAVLSGEAATLPRCAPNVVRMASQNSFRIEYDTFGELKVPTDKYYGAQTVRSTMNFKIGGATERMPIPVIKAFGILKRAAAEVNQEYGLDPKIASAIMKAADEVAEGKLNDHFPLVVWQTGSGTQTNMNVNEVISNRAIEMLGGELGSKKPVHPNDHVNKSQSSNDTFPTAMHIAAALEVHQVLLPGLQKLHDALSAKSKEFAQVIKIGRTHTQDAVPLTLGQEFSGYVQQVQYAMERIKAAMPRIYELAAGGTAVGTGLNTRIGFAEKVAAKVAALTGLPFVTAPNKFEALAAHDALVELSGAMNTTACSLMKIANDIRFLGSGPRSGLGELILPENEPGSSIMPGKVNPTQCEAMTMVAAQVMGNHVAVTVGGSNGHFELNVFKPMMIKNVLHSARLLGDASVSFTENCVVGIQANTERINKLMNESLMLVTALNPHIGYDKAAKIAKTAHKNGSTLKETAIELGYLTAEQFDEWVKPKDMLGPK; this is encoded by the exons ATGAACCGCGCATTCTGTCTCCTCGCTCGCTCGCGTCGCTTCCCGCGGGTCCCCTCCGCCGGTGCTGTATTGTCAGGGGAAGCGGCCACCCTCCCACGGTGTGCTCCGAACGTCGTGCGAATG GCAAGCCAAAATTCCTTCCGTATAGAATACGACACCTTTGGTGAACTGAAGGTCCCAACCGATAAGTATTATGGTGCTCAGACTGTAAGATCTACGATGAACTTTAAGATTGGAGGTGCGACGGAGAGAATGCCA ATCCCAGTCATTAAAGCATTTGGCATCTTGAAGCGAGCTGCTGCTGAAGTGAACCAGGAGTATGGTCTCGATCCCAAGATTGCTAGTGCAATAATGAAGGCCGCAGATGAG GTAGCTGAAGGTAAATTAAACGATCACTTTCCTCTGGTGGTATGGCAGACTGGGTCAGGAACCCAGACGAACATGAATGTAAATGAAGTCATTAGCAACAGGGCAATCGAAATGCTAGGAGGTGAACTTGGCAGCAAGAAGCCCGTGCACCCCAATGATCACGTTAACAAAAGCCAG AGCTCGAATGACACCTTCCCCACAGCAATGCACATTGCTGCTGCACTGGAAGTTCACCAGGTCCTGTTGCCAGGATTACAGAAGCTGCACGATGCCCTCAGTGCAAAATCCAAAGAGTTCGCGCAGGTCATAAAAATTGGGCGGACTCATACGCAGGACGCTGTCCCTCTTACTCTTGGACAG GAGTTCAGTGGTTATGTTCAGCAAGTCCAGTATGCGATGGAGAGGATAAAAGCTGCCATGCCCAGAATCTACGAGCTCGCTGCTGGCGGCACTGCCGTCGGCACGGGACTAAACACCAGGATCGGCTTCGCAGAAAAGGTGGCTGCAAAAGTCGCAGCACTCACAG GTTTGCCTTTTGTCACTGCCCCGAATAAGTTTGAAGCTCTGGCCGCTCATGATGCTCTGGTGGAGCTTAGTGGAGCCATGAACACTACGGCCTGCAGTCTGATGAAGATTGCCAATGACATTCGCTTCCTCGGTTCTGGTCCTCGGTCCGGTTTGGGGGAGCTGATCTTGCCTGAAAATGAGCCAGGGAGCAGCATAATGCCAG GAAAGGTGAACCCTACTCAGTGTGAGGCGATGACCATGGTTGCAGCCCAAGTCATGGGGAATCATGTCGCTGTTACTGTTGGAGGCAGCAATGGACATTTCGAACTGAATGTTTTTAAACCGATGATG ATTAAGAATGTGTTGCACTCAGCCAGGCTACTGGGAGATGCTTCAGTGTCCTTCACAGAGAACTGTGTGGTAGGGATCCAGGCCAACACAGAGAGGATCAACAAGCTAATGAACGAGTCTTTAATGTTGGTTACAGCTCTTAATCCGCATATAG